In Fibrobacter sp. UWH4, a single genomic region encodes these proteins:
- a CDS encoding MATE family efflux transporter — MVDAILNRFYRPSRFKKNGDVKDVLVVALPMLLSMSFDTLMTFIDRLFLSKLGPAEMNAALGAGAVQLALTMFFTGMISYTTAMVAQRLGGKRRWDCARAFMQALYVSLMCVPLLYLTIPLGHVVFGMEHLPADQLQYQKTYFNILMFGGVINLVRNVAPCFFSGIGETKIVMKAAFVGMLVNVACNFVLIYGMGPIPALGVAGAAYGTLIGNLVSTVILFAKFFGKSCHRRFRTRYAFAFSWPLTQELLKKGIPSGVEMFLNMSAFQLLILMFHALGPESATASSVMFNWDMVAYVPLMGLEVASTSLVGRYVGAKDGAAASRSTYSGLKLGWGYSLLMGIFFIFLPGILTDIFKPDVTEASAEAIAIFESARPMSIFMLRIATLYIFVEVLLVIYAGALRGAGDTLWVMFACAIMNWCVAGSLYLVAYVFGLPAHLAWIAVVAVYSTAPVLFWLRWKNGKWRRHILDV; from the coding sequence ATGGTCGATGCAATACTGAATAGGTTCTATAGGCCGTCTCGATTCAAGAAAAACGGCGATGTGAAGGATGTGCTGGTTGTTGCGCTACCGATGCTTCTGTCAATGTCGTTCGATACATTGATGACCTTTATCGATCGCTTGTTTCTTTCGAAGCTTGGTCCTGCCGAAATGAATGCGGCCCTCGGCGCGGGGGCGGTACAGCTGGCCCTCACGATGTTCTTTACGGGGATGATCAGTTACACGACCGCCATGGTGGCGCAACGGCTGGGGGGCAAACGGCGATGGGACTGCGCCCGAGCGTTTATGCAGGCGCTCTATGTTTCGCTGATGTGCGTGCCGCTCCTGTATTTGACGATTCCCCTAGGACACGTTGTTTTTGGTATGGAACATTTGCCGGCAGACCAGCTGCAGTATCAGAAAACCTATTTCAACATCTTGATGTTTGGTGGCGTCATCAACTTGGTGCGCAATGTGGCGCCTTGTTTCTTTAGCGGTATCGGTGAAACGAAAATCGTGATGAAGGCAGCCTTCGTGGGCATGCTCGTGAATGTAGCCTGCAATTTCGTGCTGATTTACGGTATGGGGCCAATTCCTGCTCTGGGCGTGGCGGGCGCTGCTTACGGGACACTTATCGGGAATTTAGTTTCGACCGTCATCCTGTTCGCTAAATTTTTCGGCAAGAGCTGTCATCGTCGTTTCCGCACGCGCTACGCATTTGCTTTCAGCTGGCCCTTGACGCAGGAACTTTTGAAAAAGGGAATTCCGTCGGGAGTCGAAATGTTCCTGAACATGTCGGCGTTCCAGCTGCTAATCCTGATGTTCCATGCGCTCGGTCCTGAGTCGGCGACAGCATCTTCGGTGATGTTCAACTGGGACATGGTGGCCTATGTTCCCCTGATGGGGCTTGAAGTTGCTTCTACAAGCCTTGTGGGGCGTTATGTGGGCGCGAAGGACGGGGCGGCAGCCTCCCGTTCCACTTATTCGGGTCTCAAGCTCGGCTGGGGCTATTCCTTGCTGATGGGCATTTTCTTTATATTCCTGCCGGGCATACTTACGGATATTTTCAAGCCCGATGTGACCGAGGCGTCAGCCGAAGCCATTGCAATCTTCGAATCGGCGCGTCCCATGAGTATCTTTATGTTGCGGATAGCGACCCTCTACATATTCGTAGAAGTCCTGCTGGTCATTTATGCGGGAGCTCTCCGCGGGGCGGGCGATACGCTATGGGTCATGTTTGCCTGTGCCATTATGAACTGGTGCGTGGCGGGTTCGTTGTACCTGGTAGCCTATGTGTTCGGTCTGCCTGCGCATCTCGCCTGGATTGCGGTCGTTGCGGTTTACAGCACGGCTCCGGTTCTTTTCTGGCTTCGCTGGAAAAACGGCAAGTGGCGCCGCCATATCCTGGATGTCTAG
- a CDS encoding type IA DNA topoisomerase has product MILLVAEKPSVANQHYRPMLERLEGEKFTQGDGCLIGKNHCITWCVGHLITLAPLDAYPGFEGGWRLSNLPLLPEKFRLMEIESTKKQLNVVRQMMEQADVLVNGADAGREGNLIFDLILDYTPTFKQKTIKRLWVNSYVAKDLDKAWKNLEDATQRVNLSYAARLRQRADWMVGLNATRAYTLTAGRGKMISVGRVQTPTLNLVVERDAIVEQFKELYYYSVVGTWKGFQAQYLAEDKVAVFEKEAGANAVVTRCSPPADIAIAKIDTQQKKQFPQKPFDLTELQKEGNKRFKYSAQQVLDCAQNLYEKKLLTYPRTDSQYLPDNMKQEAYALAQRLASPEQKGVMRSAEENFVFINSSKVTDHYAIIPTGEVPNGLPEMEQKIYELAKERFVQAWLKPYVWNEMEVILQTRDERRETKDLFRLKLKRNEDLGFRALTKEETKGKKKNGSTGSPTDNKDAAAEGKGDSDEITNQVESFPEWNVGDHTPFDSIELQKKKKSKPKYYTEATLLAAMKTAGKQIENEELAEAMKDRGLGTPATQAGIIETLKKRGFIKAQKNYLVSTARGREVIELMDEKVKSPEMTGEWEYQLSQVEKGKLSPVEFRYGIVEYVKQLFADLHARYGCQFERETVTDAIGCPKCGQPLEIAPWGYTCKNEACTFKIGHTVAGRMLSHHEMKELLTNKAVGPLVGFKSKKGTEFAAKLTVDKDFNIQFEFESDGKFHGQKTEYRCPLCGAVLEENKNAIFCTATKDPGTTAGMTNEGTAGMTNEGTAGTTNEDATGTTNEGTTATTNDGAGDCNFTLFKTVAGHTLTAAEISELFTNGATPLIQDFKSKKGAVFTARLKWGEGADRGRAIFEFLHRNLPCPVCGDQLRFRSGTTSQGNETHAAFVCMNPQCGYGIPQIFYQRKFSDEEVEGLLKNKCTPVLEPFKKNDTTFRAALEIRDGGKIGFNKLTVEVING; this is encoded by the coding sequence GTGATTCTGCTTGTCGCCGAAAAGCCCTCCGTCGCAAACCAGCACTATCGCCCCATGCTCGAACGCCTGGAAGGTGAAAAATTCACCCAGGGCGACGGTTGCCTGATTGGTAAGAACCATTGCATTACCTGGTGCGTGGGCCACCTGATTACACTTGCCCCGCTGGACGCCTACCCCGGCTTTGAAGGAGGATGGCGACTTTCGAACCTGCCCCTGCTCCCCGAAAAATTCCGACTAATGGAAATCGAAAGCACCAAGAAACAACTCAACGTGGTGCGACAGATGATGGAGCAGGCGGACGTTCTCGTGAACGGCGCGGATGCCGGACGCGAAGGAAACCTGATTTTCGACCTGATCCTCGACTACACCCCCACCTTCAAGCAGAAGACCATCAAGCGACTCTGGGTCAACAGCTACGTGGCAAAGGACCTCGACAAGGCCTGGAAAAATCTGGAAGATGCCACGCAGCGCGTGAACCTGAGCTACGCAGCCCGTCTGAGACAACGAGCCGACTGGATGGTCGGGCTGAACGCCACGCGAGCCTACACCTTGACGGCCGGTCGCGGGAAAATGATTTCGGTGGGACGCGTGCAGACGCCGACCCTGAACCTGGTCGTGGAACGCGACGCCATCGTGGAACAGTTCAAGGAACTGTATTACTATAGTGTCGTCGGAACCTGGAAAGGATTCCAGGCACAGTACCTCGCAGAAGATAAAGTTGCTGTTTTCGAGAAAGAGGCCGGTGCGAACGCCGTGGTGACACGGTGCAGTCCTCCTGCCGATATTGCGATTGCAAAAATCGATACGCAGCAAAAGAAGCAGTTTCCACAGAAGCCTTTCGACCTCACGGAGTTGCAGAAAGAAGGCAACAAACGGTTCAAATACAGCGCCCAGCAGGTGCTTGACTGCGCACAGAATTTATACGAAAAAAAACTTTTGACCTACCCGCGTACTGACTCGCAGTACCTGCCCGACAATATGAAACAGGAAGCCTACGCACTTGCACAAAGGCTTGCGAGCCCCGAGCAGAAAGGCGTGATGCGGAGCGCCGAAGAAAATTTCGTCTTTATCAATTCGAGCAAAGTCACGGACCACTACGCGATTATCCCAACAGGAGAAGTTCCAAACGGACTCCCTGAAATGGAACAGAAAATCTACGAACTCGCGAAGGAACGCTTTGTACAGGCTTGGCTGAAACCGTATGTCTGGAACGAAATGGAGGTGATTTTACAGACAAGAGACGAAAGACGAGAGACGAAAGATTTATTCAGATTAAAGCTCAAGCGCAACGAAGACTTGGGTTTCCGCGCGCTGACGAAAGAAGAGACGAAAGGCAAGAAAAAGAACGGTTCGACAGGCTCACCGACCGACAATAAGGACGCCGCTGCCGAAGGCAAGGGCGACAGCGACGAAATCACGAACCAGGTCGAAAGTTTCCCCGAATGGAATGTCGGCGACCACACCCCGTTCGACAGCATCGAACTGCAAAAGAAAAAGAAGAGCAAGCCCAAGTACTACACCGAAGCCACGCTCCTTGCCGCGATGAAGACCGCGGGAAAGCAGATTGAGAACGAAGAACTCGCCGAAGCCATGAAGGACCGCGGGCTCGGAACGCCGGCAACACAGGCGGGCATCATCGAGACACTCAAGAAACGCGGATTTATCAAGGCGCAAAAGAACTACCTGGTGAGCACCGCCCGCGGTCGCGAAGTCATTGAGCTGATGGACGAAAAGGTAAAATCGCCCGAGATGACGGGCGAATGGGAATACCAGCTTTCGCAAGTCGAAAAAGGCAAACTTTCGCCGGTGGAATTCCGCTACGGCATCGTGGAATACGTGAAGCAGCTGTTCGCCGATTTACACGCACGATACGGCTGCCAGTTCGAACGCGAAACCGTGACCGACGCCATTGGCTGCCCTAAGTGCGGACAGCCCCTGGAAATCGCCCCCTGGGGTTATACCTGCAAGAACGAAGCCTGCACCTTCAAGATCGGGCACACCGTAGCGGGCCGCATGCTCAGCCACCACGAGATGAAGGAACTGCTCACAAACAAAGCAGTCGGCCCCCTCGTCGGATTCAAGAGCAAGAAAGGAACCGAATTCGCGGCAAAACTCACCGTCGACAAGGATTTCAACATCCAATTCGAATTCGAAAGCGACGGCAAGTTCCACGGACAGAAAACCGAATACAGGTGCCCGCTCTGCGGAGCCGTTCTCGAAGAAAACAAGAACGCGATATTCTGTACTGCGACTAAGGATCCCGGCACTACGGCCGGGATGACAAATGAGGGAACGGCCGGGATGACAAACGAGGGGACGGCCGGGACGACCAACGAGGATGCGACCGGGACAACAAATGAGGGAACGACCGCAACGACAAATGACGGTGCGGGAGATTGCAACTTCACGCTGTTCAAGACAGTCGCAGGACACACGTTGACCGCCGCAGAAATAAGCGAACTTTTCACCAACGGGGCAACGCCTCTCATCCAGGATTTCAAGAGCAAGAAAGGCGCCGTATTTACCGCGCGCCTCAAGTGGGGCGAAGGCGCCGACAGGGGCCGCGCCATCTTCGAATTCCTGCACCGGAACCTCCCCTGCCCCGTCTGTGGAGACCAGCTACGGTTCCGCAGCGGAACGACTTCGCAAGGCAACGAAACGCACGCCGCCTTCGTCTGCATGAACCCGCAATGCGGCTACGGTATTCCGCAGATATTCTACCAGCGCAAATTCAGCGATGAAGAAGTCGAAGGGTTGCTCAAGAACAAGTGCACCCCCGTACTGGAGCCGTTCAAGAAAAACGACACCACCTTCCGCGCAGCTCTTGAAATAAGGGATGGTGGCAAAATCGGTTTCAACAAGTTAACCGTCGAAGTCATTAACGGCTAG